The following coding sequences are from one uncultured Bacteroides sp. window:
- a CDS encoding FAD-binding and (Fe-S)-binding domain-containing protein, which yields MNIEKTYKTFLKEISQFIPQERIYTDELRRLAWGTDAGFYRLVPQIVIRSDNEKEVSKLLSIASINRLPITFRAAGTSLSGQAISDSILVVAGKHWEQYSLNSDATQIRMQPGLIGQRVNEILKPYGRKFAPDPASVKSAMIGGIIMNNASGMNCGTHANSDKMLLSARIVFADGTILDTGDEDSRQSFLQQRPEIIRQIESLRHLIDKDIHLAERIRYKYSIKNVTGLNLLPLITFNDPFDIIAHLMVGSEGTLGFLSEVTMKTEYDYPYKASTMLYFRDIKEACKAVVAMKGLKNANEELIVKGAELLDSKSLASVNDLTGEGLTAVLTETKAFSIKELKANIACIEEALKVFQTHVPVHFTDLESEYSAYWAIRSGIFPSVGGTRPLGTTCLIEDVAFHIENLPEATADLQQLLVKHGYKDACIYGHALEGNYHFIINQSFASDAEVKRYEALMNDVKTLVVDKYDGSLKAEHGTGRNMAPFVKYEWGETAYEVMRTIKQLFDPKGILNPGVIFNDDPKCHIKNFKPLPLTNAHVDKCIECGFCEVNCLTCGFTLSSRQRIVLQREISRLKQSEATKDKHLLQLLEKQYRYPGNQTCAGDGLCSMSCPMGINTGDFTHDIRQAKLPKGSMGHTIGNFAANHFSEIKGGLRPILQIADTAHDLLGSNTMSSITRNMHRILGIPLWTPAMPKAYSINKALKQKHQEIPETTKNEESLKVVYFPSCINQTMGVARKSPEEMPLINKMVSLLQKAGYEIIFPKKMDNLCCGTIWESKGMLDIADRKAMELEMALYEASEQGRYPVLCDQSPCLHRMRQTISRLKLYEPAEFIFTFLQDKLNFTRSQEGIALHITCSMRKMGLAEKIIALAQLCSDNVFIPEEVGCCGFAGDKGFTQPEVNQYALRKLKPQIEANKIQIGYSNSRTCEIGLTTNSGIPYVSIVYLVDKCTTKK from the coding sequence ATGAATATAGAGAAAACATATAAAACTTTCCTAAAAGAAATTTCTCAATTTATCCCACAGGAAAGAATATATACCGACGAACTTCGCCGATTAGCGTGGGGAACGGACGCAGGATTCTATCGTCTAGTACCTCAAATTGTGATTCGTTCAGACAACGAAAAAGAAGTCTCAAAGTTACTATCTATAGCAAGTATAAACCGCCTTCCGATAACTTTTAGAGCCGCCGGAACTAGTCTCTCCGGGCAAGCCATAAGTGATTCTATTTTAGTAGTAGCAGGGAAACATTGGGAACAATATTCCCTAAACTCCGATGCAACCCAAATAAGAATGCAACCAGGCTTGATCGGACAAAGAGTCAACGAAATACTAAAACCTTACGGTAGAAAATTCGCTCCTGATCCGGCCTCGGTAAAAAGTGCCATGATCGGAGGCATCATTATGAATAATGCTTCGGGCATGAATTGTGGCACACATGCTAATAGCGATAAGATGCTTTTATCTGCTCGCATTGTTTTTGCCGATGGAACGATACTTGATACCGGAGATGAAGATAGTCGGCAGAGTTTTCTACAGCAGAGACCGGAAATTATTCGCCAAATAGAGTCATTACGCCATCTGATAGATAAAGATATTCATCTGGCCGAGCGTATTCGTTATAAGTACTCCATCAAGAATGTAACAGGACTCAATTTGTTACCTCTCATTACCTTTAATGACCCTTTTGATATAATCGCTCATTTAATGGTAGGTTCTGAAGGCACTTTAGGTTTTCTTTCGGAAGTCACTATGAAAACAGAATATGACTATCCCTATAAAGCAAGTACCATGCTCTATTTCAGAGATATAAAAGAGGCTTGCAAAGCTGTTGTTGCAATGAAAGGGCTTAAAAATGCCAACGAAGAATTGATCGTTAAAGGTGCAGAACTACTTGACAGTAAATCACTTGCGTCCGTTAATGATCTCACAGGAGAAGGACTCACTGCTGTATTAACTGAAACAAAAGCATTTAGTATTAAAGAGCTCAAAGCCAACATTGCTTGTATTGAAGAAGCATTAAAAGTTTTTCAAACACATGTGCCTGTTCACTTCACCGATTTAGAAAGTGAATATTCTGCTTACTGGGCTATTCGCTCTGGAATTTTCCCTTCAGTTGGAGGAACACGCCCCCTTGGAACAACATGCCTAATTGAAGATGTAGCTTTCCATATCGAGAATCTCCCAGAAGCAACAGCGGATTTACAGCAGTTATTAGTAAAACACGGATACAAAGACGCTTGCATCTACGGACATGCACTCGAAGGGAACTATCATTTCATCATCAATCAGTCATTCGCAAGCGATGCTGAAGTAAAACGATACGAAGCATTAATGAATGATGTAAAAACATTGGTAGTAGACAAATATGATGGTTCTTTAAAAGCAGAACATGGAACAGGACGCAATATGGCTCCTTTCGTTAAATATGAATGGGGTGAAACCGCTTATGAAGTAATGCGTACTATCAAGCAATTATTTGATCCTAAAGGAATACTCAATCCCGGAGTTATTTTCAATGATGATCCGAAATGCCACATTAAAAATTTCAAGCCTCTCCCACTAACGAATGCACACGTAGATAAATGCATCGAATGCGGATTCTGCGAAGTGAATTGCCTCACCTGTGGTTTTACGCTCTCTTCACGGCAACGCATTGTTCTTCAACGGGAAATTTCTCGACTCAAACAGTCGGAAGCAACAAAAGACAAACATCTTCTACAACTGTTGGAAAAGCAATACCGATATCCTGGCAATCAAACTTGCGCAGGAGACGGACTTTGTTCGATGTCCTGCCCAATGGGAATAAATACAGGCGATTTTACACACGATATCCGGCAGGCAAAATTGCCTAAAGGGAGTATGGGACATACTATAGGAAACTTTGCTGCAAACCACTTTAGCGAAATAAAAGGAGGACTGCGTCCCATTCTCCAAATAGCGGATACAGCTCACGATCTACTAGGGAGTAATACGATGAGCTCCATTACCCGAAACATGCATCGCATATTAGGTATTCCTCTATGGACGCCTGCAATGCCTAAAGCTTACAGTATCAACAAAGCATTAAAACAAAAACATCAAGAGATACCAGAAACAACAAAAAATGAAGAATCTTTAAAGGTTGTTTATTTCCCTAGTTGTATTAATCAGACAATGGGAGTAGCGCGTAAATCGCCCGAAGAAATGCCACTTATTAATAAAATGGTCTCCCTTCTGCAAAAAGCAGGCTATGAAATTATCTTCCCTAAGAAAATGGATAATTTATGTTGTGGAACTATTTGGGAAAGCAAAGGAATGCTAGATATTGCCGACCGGAAAGCCATGGAACTAGAAATGGCTCTCTACGAGGCTAGTGAGCAAGGGAGATATCCCGTGCTATGCGACCAAAGTCCTTGCTTACATCGTATGCGTCAAACAATCAGCAGATTAAAATTATATGAACCCGCAGAATTTATCTTCACGTTTCTGCAAGACAAACTGAATTTCACAAGGAGCCAAGAGGGCATCGCTTTACATATTACCTGCTCTATGCGTAAAATGGGGTTGGCAGAAAAAATCATAGCACTAGCTCAATTATGCTCCGACAATGTCTTTATCCCTGAAGAAGTAGGATGTTGCGGATTTGCAGGAGATAAAGGTTTCACTCAGCCCGAAGTTAATCAATATGCACTTAGAAAACTTAAGCCTCAAATAGAGGCAAATAAGATACAAATAGGTTATTCAAACAGTCGGACTTGTGAAATAGGGCTAACAACTAATTCGGGGATTCCTTATGTATCAATAGTTTATCTGGTAGATAAATGCACCACAAAAAAATGA
- a CDS encoding DUF1343 domain-containing protein, producing the protein MKKIKFILLNTVFLLAFHAQAQKIRVTTGVEVLKKENFKCLEGKRIGLITNPTGVDNNLKSTIDILHEAPNVKLVALYGPEHGVRGDMHAGDKVDNSADPSTGLPVFSLYGKTRKPTPAMLKGIDVLVYDIQDIGCRSFTYISTMGLAMEAAAENNIEFIVLDRPNPIGGVKIEGSLVENKYISFVSQFKIPYLYGLTCGELALMLNGEKMLDKQCNLHIVKMKGWKRKMSYEDTGLQWIPSSPHIPHAHSAIFYPTSGILGELGYLSIGVGYTIPFQMFAASWIKAEELATKLNALQLPGVIFRPIHLKPFYSVGKGENLQGVQIHITNLKKVALTDIQFYVMQEIAELYPDKAVFDHAEKGRFAMFDKVCGSKEIRERFAKNNRWEDVRSYWYKDIDAFRKLSKKYYLYKR; encoded by the coding sequence ATGAAAAAGATCAAATTTATTCTACTTAACACAGTTTTCTTACTCGCTTTTCATGCTCAAGCACAAAAAATCAGAGTAACTACGGGAGTTGAAGTTCTGAAAAAAGAGAATTTTAAGTGTCTTGAAGGAAAGCGTATAGGACTCATCACTAATCCCACAGGAGTCGATAATAACCTAAAATCGACTATAGACATACTTCACGAAGCACCCAATGTAAAATTAGTGGCGCTCTATGGGCCAGAACATGGTGTACGTGGAGATATGCATGCAGGAGATAAAGTAGACAACTCTGCGGACCCATCAACAGGACTACCTGTATTTTCACTCTACGGTAAAACGCGTAAACCGACTCCTGCAATGTTAAAAGGCATTGATGTACTTGTATATGATATTCAAGACATTGGCTGCCGCTCATTTACATACATAAGCACCATGGGGTTAGCAATGGAGGCTGCTGCTGAAAATAATATTGAATTTATCGTACTCGATCGTCCTAACCCTATCGGAGGAGTAAAGATAGAAGGAAGTTTAGTTGAAAATAAGTACATATCTTTTGTCAGTCAGTTCAAAATACCATACCTTTATGGACTCACATGTGGAGAGTTGGCATTAATGCTAAATGGTGAAAAAATGCTAGACAAACAGTGTAATTTACACATAGTAAAAATGAAAGGTTGGAAGCGTAAAATGAGCTATGAAGATACTGGGTTGCAATGGATTCCCTCTTCTCCACACATACCACATGCGCATTCCGCAATCTTTTATCCAACCAGCGGTATTCTAGGTGAGCTTGGTTATCTATCCATAGGGGTAGGCTACACTATTCCTTTTCAAATGTTTGCCGCGTCGTGGATAAAAGCAGAAGAATTAGCAACAAAATTAAACGCCCTTCAACTACCTGGTGTAATTTTTCGCCCGATACATTTAAAGCCTTTCTATTCAGTGGGTAAGGGAGAAAATCTACAAGGGGTACAAATACATATTACTAATTTAAAAAAAGTAGCACTGACTGATATTCAATTTTATGTCATGCAGGAGATAGCCGAACTTTATCCGGACAAAGCCGTATTTGATCATGCAGAAAAAGGAAGGTTTGCTATGTTCGATAAAGTCTGTGGAAGCAAAGAAATAAGAGAACGTTTTGCAAAGAACAATCGTTGGGAAGACGTTCGTAGCTACTGGTACAAAGATATTGATGCTTTCCGCAAACTATCAAAAAAATATTATCTATATAAGAGATAG
- a CDS encoding MFS transporter — protein sequence MKAGKTNPWKWIPTLYFAEGLPYVAVMTVALIMYKKMGLSNTEIALYTSWLYLPWVIKPLWSPFVDLIKTKRAWIITMQAFVAAAFAGIAFFIPTTYYLQVTLAFFFLLAFSSATHDIAADGFYMLGLDTGEQSFFVGIRNTFYRFASIFGQGILVMFAGLMEEGAIIPSTKGNIPLAWSITFYLLTALFIGFTLYHKIVLPHPADNVTHKKLSIKKLLEDFLLTFLSFFQKKDLGLMFFFLLTYRLGESQLAKITSPFLLDTADKGGLNLSTATVGMIYGTIGVAALLIGGIIGGFLVSRHGFKKWIVPMALAINLPDLLYVYLSAITPDNTWLIIGSVAIEQLGYGFGFTAYMLYLIYIADGQHKTAHYAIGTGFMALGMMLPGMAAGWIQDNIGYTNFFVWVCICTIPGIIASIMVRNKIDFSFGKKQ from the coding sequence ATGAAGGCAGGAAAAACAAATCCGTGGAAGTGGATACCAACTCTTTACTTTGCAGAGGGACTACCTTATGTAGCGGTAATGACCGTAGCTCTTATCATGTACAAAAAAATGGGGCTATCAAATACGGAGATTGCTCTCTATACCAGCTGGTTATATTTACCTTGGGTTATCAAGCCTCTATGGAGTCCATTTGTCGATCTAATTAAAACTAAACGTGCATGGATCATAACTATGCAAGCATTTGTTGCTGCAGCTTTTGCGGGAATCGCTTTTTTCATTCCTACTACCTACTATTTACAAGTTACTTTAGCCTTTTTTTTCTTATTAGCCTTTAGCTCAGCAACTCATGACATTGCCGCGGACGGATTTTATATGCTTGGGCTTGATACAGGAGAACAATCTTTCTTCGTCGGCATTCGCAATACTTTTTACCGCTTTGCAAGCATTTTTGGGCAAGGCATCCTCGTTATGTTTGCCGGTCTAATGGAAGAAGGCGCAATCATTCCTTCTACTAAAGGAAACATTCCATTGGCCTGGAGCATCACTTTCTATCTCCTGACTGCTCTTTTTATAGGTTTTACTCTCTATCATAAGATTGTGCTCCCTCACCCTGCCGATAATGTTACACATAAAAAGTTAAGTATAAAGAAACTATTAGAAGATTTCTTACTTACTTTTCTCTCTTTCTTTCAGAAAAAAGATTTAGGATTAATGTTCTTTTTCCTCCTTACCTACCGCTTAGGAGAATCACAACTTGCTAAAATAACCTCACCTTTCTTACTTGATACTGCAGATAAAGGAGGACTAAACTTATCGACGGCAACAGTGGGAATGATCTATGGTACGATTGGAGTAGCTGCTTTGCTCATTGGGGGAATTATCGGTGGTTTTTTAGTTTCCCGCCACGGATTCAAAAAATGGATTGTTCCCATGGCATTAGCGATTAATCTTCCAGACTTATTATATGTATACCTCTCTGCTATTACCCCCGACAACACATGGTTAATAATAGGTTCTGTAGCTATCGAACAATTGGGCTATGGTTTTGGCTTTACAGCATATATGCTCTATCTCATCTATATAGCTGATGGACAGCATAAAACAGCTCATTATGCTATTGGAACTGGATTTATGGCCTTAGGAATGATGCTCCCAGGTATGGCAGCTGGTTGGATTCAAGACAACATCGGCTATACCAACTTTTTTGTCTGGGTATGCATTTGCACTATTCCCGGCATCATCGCCTCCATCATGGTACGAAATAAAATAGATTTCTCATTTGGCAAAAAACAGTAA
- a CDS encoding SpoIID/LytB domain-containing protein yields MKEPKVHVGILFEPQIEFVLMGSYLFEGKEINGEQKVTFDHGKILWRGNLYNELLFLPTKEQSDAFELIDVTIGINFHWERKENQRFLGALKIIVEGEKLTAINIINIEDYLTSVISSEMSATASLELLKAHAVISRSWLLAQIQKNKEITKSSVTYSTYTETKEELIRWYDREDHNRFDVCADDHCQRYQGITRASTEIVRRAIADTRGQVLTSEGKICDARFSKCCGGAFEEFEYCWENIKHTYLAKQRDSKTITDLPDLRIEEEAEKWIRTTPEAFCNTENQKILSQVLNNYDQETNDFYRWKVSYNQKELAELILKRSGIDYGQIIDLIPVSRGTSGRLVKLKIIGSKRTLIIGKELEIRRTLSTSHLYSSAFVVDKSEIKDGIPQTFTIIGAGWGHGVGLCQIGAAVMGEEGYAYDEILLHYYIGAQIERLYK; encoded by the coding sequence ATGAAAGAGCCCAAAGTACATGTAGGCATACTATTCGAACCACAAATAGAATTTGTGTTAATGGGTAGCTATCTTTTCGAAGGAAAGGAGATAAATGGTGAGCAAAAAGTAACCTTTGATCATGGGAAGATTTTATGGAGAGGGAATTTATACAACGAATTATTATTTTTGCCAACCAAGGAGCAAAGTGATGCTTTCGAACTGATTGATGTAACCATTGGTATTAACTTTCATTGGGAACGAAAAGAAAATCAACGTTTCTTAGGAGCATTAAAAATCATTGTCGAAGGGGAAAAGCTTACAGCAATCAACATTATTAATATTGAAGATTATCTGACTAGCGTTATCTCTTCAGAGATGAGTGCTACTGCTTCGCTAGAATTGCTTAAAGCGCATGCGGTCATTTCTCGTAGTTGGTTGCTGGCTCAAATACAAAAGAACAAAGAAATAACCAAATCTAGTGTCACCTACTCCACATACACGGAGACAAAAGAAGAGCTAATTCGATGGTACGATCGCGAAGATCATAACCGTTTTGATGTTTGCGCAGATGATCATTGCCAACGCTATCAAGGTATCACCCGTGCTTCTACTGAAATAGTCAGACGCGCCATTGCAGATACGCGCGGACAAGTTCTCACATCTGAGGGGAAAATATGTGATGCCCGTTTCTCTAAGTGCTGTGGTGGCGCATTTGAAGAATTTGAATATTGTTGGGAAAACATAAAACATACTTATTTAGCAAAACAAAGAGATAGCAAGACAATAACTGATTTACCAGATTTACGCATAGAAGAAGAAGCAGAGAAATGGATTCGTACTACTCCTGAAGCTTTTTGCAACACAGAAAATCAAAAAATTCTTTCACAAGTTCTCAATAACTATGATCAAGAAACAAACGATTTTTATCGCTGGAAGGTTTCTTATAATCAGAAGGAGTTAGCAGAACTCATTCTCAAACGATCGGGCATAGACTACGGGCAGATAATTGACCTGATCCCCGTCAGTCGGGGTACTTCCGGACGGCTAGTGAAATTAAAGATAATAGGAAGCAAACGCACACTTATCATCGGTAAAGAACTTGAGATACGAAGAACTTTATCTACTTCTCATCTCTACAGTTCGGCTTTTGTAGTAGATAAATCCGAAATAAAAGATGGAATTCCTCAAACATTCACTATCATTGGTGCCGGCTGGGGGCATGGAGTAGGCCTTTGTCAGATTGGAGCAGCCGTGATGGGAGAAGAAGGGTATGCATATGATGAAATATTACTTCATTACTATATTGGAGCACAAATAGAAAGACTATACAAATAA
- a CDS encoding DUF4922 domain-containing protein: MEKAVEELLTEQLQTWEMAKVNYKALTEVRVKELNVNGWLYKVQFNPARILSSAAKVDSKSIQARKCFLCAKNLPAAQKKVSFNEHYSILVNPFPIFPKHLTIPETEHVDQLIKERFGDMLELAKELKEYNIFYNGPKCGASAPDHAHFQAGNKAFLPIEKEWIYKKADKIVSYKEASLWYLNDPVRATLVIESNEEEAAIFLFNTIYNALETKPGEMEPMMNILAWYEKNKWIICVFPREKHRPSCYFAEGDKNLLLSPASVDMGGVFITPQEKDFEKITATDIENILREVCINNSKFLQLRQLIKEQL; this comes from the coding sequence ATGGAAAAAGCAGTAGAAGAGTTGTTAACCGAACAACTCCAAACATGGGAAATGGCAAAAGTCAATTACAAGGCTCTGACAGAAGTCAGAGTAAAAGAACTGAATGTGAATGGATGGTTGTATAAGGTGCAATTCAATCCTGCGCGCATTCTCTCTTCTGCTGCCAAAGTAGATAGTAAATCTATCCAAGCAAGAAAATGTTTTCTTTGTGCTAAAAACTTACCCGCTGCGCAGAAGAAAGTATCGTTTAATGAACACTATTCGATACTAGTAAACCCTTTTCCCATATTTCCAAAGCATCTCACCATTCCTGAAACGGAACACGTAGACCAGCTTATAAAAGAGCGTTTTGGTGATATGCTAGAGTTAGCTAAAGAACTAAAAGAATATAACATTTTTTATAACGGACCTAAATGTGGTGCTTCAGCACCGGACCATGCTCATTTTCAGGCAGGTAATAAAGCTTTTCTTCCTATTGAAAAAGAATGGATTTATAAAAAGGCTGATAAAATAGTCAGTTATAAAGAAGCCTCTTTGTGGTATCTGAATGATCCTGTACGTGCTACTTTGGTTATTGAGAGCAATGAGGAAGAAGCTGCAATCTTCTTGTTCAATACCATTTACAATGCGCTAGAGACAAAACCAGGAGAGATGGAGCCCATGATGAACATACTTGCTTGGTACGAAAAGAATAAATGGATCATCTGTGTTTTTCCACGGGAGAAGCATCGCCCTTCTTGCTATTTTGCAGAAGGAGACAAAAACCTCCTTCTGAGCCCGGCTTCAGTAGATATGGGTGGAGTTTTTATTACTCCACAAGAAAAGGACTTCGAGAAAATTACTGCTACAGATATAGAAAATATTCTTCGAGAAGTTTGCATCAATAATAGTAAGTTCTTACAATTAAGACAACTTATAAAAGAACAGTTATGA
- a CDS encoding glycosyltransferase family A protein, with protein sequence MKPSINCFIPFAGKAQTLQTIQGLQEANIVKQIYLLATEPINEEIDGCKVIIVPGINATATIRAIADYSDSDYTLFYTKYTTLELGLFALERMIHIARDSNAGMVYADHYQIVGDAKTNAPVISYQLGSLRDDFNFGSVLLYKVTALKETVERLKTDYQFAGLYDLRLKLSQKAPLVHINEYLYSEIENDIRKSGEKIFDYVDPKNRGVQIEMEQACTEYLKEIGGYLSPKFSKIEFNATDFEYEASVIIPVRNRVRTIEDAIKSVLKQKTTFKFNLIIIDNFSTDRTTEVINKYNSDERLLHIIPSRKDLGIGGCWNIGVHHEKCGKFAIQLDSDDVYKDENTLQTMVNAFYEQNCAMVVGTYMMTDFNMNMIAPGVIDHKEWTPDNGRNNALRINGLGAPRAFYTPVLRNINVPNTSYGEDYALGLNFSRHYQIGRVYDVVYLCRRWEDNSDASLDIVKMNGHNTYKDRIRTWELQARIALNKK encoded by the coding sequence ATGAAACCAAGCATCAATTGCTTTATACCTTTTGCAGGAAAAGCGCAAACCCTACAAACCATTCAAGGATTACAAGAGGCAAATATAGTGAAGCAAATATACTTACTTGCTACAGAGCCTATAAATGAAGAAATAGACGGTTGTAAGGTTATTATAGTCCCGGGAATAAACGCAACTGCTACTATACGTGCCATAGCGGATTATTCAGATAGTGACTATACGCTATTTTACACTAAATACACGACATTAGAATTAGGGCTCTTTGCACTTGAAAGAATGATTCACATTGCCCGAGATTCAAATGCCGGAATGGTATATGCTGATCATTACCAGATAGTAGGTGACGCAAAAACAAATGCTCCGGTTATCTCTTATCAACTAGGTAGTTTACGAGATGATTTCAATTTTGGTTCAGTGCTATTATATAAAGTAACTGCACTCAAAGAGACCGTCGAAAGATTAAAAACAGATTATCAATTTGCAGGACTTTATGATCTCCGTTTAAAACTTTCTCAGAAAGCACCATTAGTACATATCAACGAATATCTATACTCCGAGATAGAGAATGACATTCGTAAAAGTGGAGAAAAAATATTCGACTACGTAGATCCTAAGAACAGAGGAGTGCAAATAGAAATGGAACAAGCGTGTACTGAGTATCTAAAAGAAATTGGAGGTTACCTTAGCCCGAAATTTTCTAAGATAGAGTTTAACGCGACAGATTTTGAGTATGAAGCCTCTGTAATCATTCCCGTACGCAATCGCGTACGTACTATTGAAGATGCAATCAAATCGGTTTTAAAACAAAAGACTACTTTTAAGTTCAATCTTATCATTATAGATAATTTCTCTACAGACAGAACGACTGAAGTCATTAATAAATATAACTCGGACGAACGTTTGTTGCACATCATCCCCTCGCGAAAAGATCTCGGTATAGGCGGTTGTTGGAACATAGGAGTGCATCATGAAAAATGTGGGAAATTTGCAATTCAGTTAGATAGCGACGACGTCTATAAAGACGAAAACACATTACAAACAATGGTCAACGCCTTCTATGAACAGAATTGTGCAATGGTAGTAGGTACCTATATGATGACCGACTTTAACATGAATATGATAGCTCCGGGAGTGATCGATCATAAGGAATGGACTCCTGATAATGGACGAAATAATGCATTGCGTATTAACGGACTAGGCGCTCCTCGTGCATTTTATACTCCAGTATTGAGAAACATCAATGTACCCAACACTAGCTATGGTGAGGATTATGCACTCGGGCTCAATTTCTCCCGACACTATCAGATAGGCCGTGTATATGATGTTGTCTATCTTTGCCGCCGTTGGGAAGATAACTCAGATGCCTCACTTGATATAGTAAAGATGAATGGGCATAATACTTACAAAGACAGAATACGAACTTGGGAACTACAGGCGCGTATTGCTTTAAACAAAAAATAG
- a CDS encoding PQQ-binding-like beta-propeller repeat protein yields the protein MKKVFHIFIFIFVTISTLVAQPFRFALITDIHISKNPTTIEDLRNSVNQINASSDIAFVLVTGDITEEGNRNSLQIAHDLLGKLKMKYYIIPGNHETKWSESGVTAFSHIFGAERFEFEHNGFLFLGFNTGPIMRMADGHVAPQDITWLKQELGKAGKQKPVIIATHYPLQEGDVDNWFDVTDAIRPYNIRVILGGHYHSNRRLSYDGIPGILNRSNLRAKDSVRGYSIYDVTPDSIIVYEQKIGAPMKEWASLSLKKKYYNEEGATNKYPDYSVNQTFPQVKETWIVHSGRGIYSSPAYANKKVYVGDDTGVLTCYALKDGKKIWAFQSGNRIVGAPAVADGIVVFGSADKNIYGLNAKNGKMLWKVSATEPVLGAVTIENGIAYIGASDHTFRAIKIKTGEVLWAYSEVKGYIETRPLLEGNKVIFGAWDNTLYALDKPNGKELWKWTGGLTRMHFSPAAVWPVAANGKVFIADPQRAITAIDLETGKTIWRTKQSVVRETIGLSEDKERIYSKTMNDSVVCFSTKGNKPHQLWVSNVGFGYEHAPSMPVEKEGVVFGSTKNGLIFALEPLTGKVLWKHKIGNSLISTVIPISRHQLLFTATGGEVGLLTWKER from the coding sequence ATGAAAAAAGTATTTCATATATTCATTTTTATATTTGTAACCATATCTACATTGGTTGCACAACCTTTCCGGTTTGCCTTGATCACGGATATTCATATCTCTAAGAACCCTACGACCATAGAAGATTTGCGTAATTCTGTCAATCAGATTAATGCGAGTTCAGATATTGCTTTTGTCTTAGTGACAGGAGATATCACAGAAGAAGGAAACAGGAATTCCCTCCAAATAGCACATGATCTTCTTGGGAAGCTTAAGATGAAATACTATATTATTCCAGGCAACCATGAAACAAAATGGAGTGAGTCAGGAGTTACGGCCTTCAGTCATATTTTCGGAGCCGAGCGATTCGAATTTGAGCATAATGGGTTCCTATTTCTTGGATTCAATACCGGTCCGATTATGCGCATGGCTGATGGACATGTAGCTCCACAAGACATTACTTGGCTCAAACAAGAATTAGGCAAAGCAGGAAAACAAAAACCTGTGATTATAGCAACTCACTACCCTCTTCAAGAGGGAGATGTTGATAATTGGTTTGATGTAACAGATGCCATACGCCCATACAATATCCGTGTTATTCTCGGAGGACATTATCATAGTAACCGTCGTCTTTCCTATGATGGTATACCGGGAATCTTAAACCGTTCTAACCTTCGGGCTAAAGATAGTGTGAGAGGCTACTCAATATACGACGTAACTCCTGATTCCATTATTGTCTATGAACAAAAGATAGGTGCTCCCATGAAAGAGTGGGCCTCATTGTCGCTTAAAAAGAAGTATTACAATGAAGAAGGAGCGACCAATAAATATCCAGATTACTCGGTCAATCAAACGTTTCCGCAGGTAAAAGAAACATGGATTGTCCACTCTGGTAGAGGAATTTATAGTTCTCCAGCTTATGCGAATAAAAAAGTATATGTGGGCGATGATACGGGTGTGCTGACTTGCTATGCACTAAAGGATGGGAAAAAAATATGGGCATTTCAATCGGGTAATCGCATTGTAGGAGCTCCAGCCGTAGCAGATGGCATAGTGGTATTTGGTTCGGCAGACAAAAACATCTATGGTCTGAATGCAAAGAACGGAAAAATGTTATGGAAAGTGAGTGCTACCGAACCAGTATTAGGAGCCGTAACAATTGAAAATGGAATTGCTTATATCGGTGCAAGTGATCATACATTTCGGGCTATAAAGATTAAAACAGGTGAAGTCCTTTGGGCATACAGCGAAGTAAAAGGCTATATAGAAACTCGCCCACTTCTTGAAGGAAACAAAGTGATCTTCGGTGCATGGGACAATACACTATATGCACTTGATAAACCGAACGGTAAAGAGTTATGGAAATGGACAGGAGGGTTAACACGTATGCATTTCTCTCCCGCTGCTGTATGGCCTGTTGCTGCAAACGGGAAAGTTTTTATAGCTGATCCACAGAGAGCCATAACTGCGATTGATTTGGAAACCGGAAAAACAATATGGCGCACCAAACAATCGGTAGTACGCGAAACAATCGGATTATCTGAAGATAAAGAAAGAATATATAGCAAAACCATGAACGATAGCGTTGTTTGTTTTTCAACTAAAGGAAATAAACCTCATCAACTGTGGGTATCAAACGTTGGTTTTGGCTATGAACACGCTCCTTCAATGCCTGTAGAGAAAGAGGGAGTCGTTTTTGGAAGTACAAAAAATGGGCTCATTTTTGCCCTAGAGCCATTAACAGGCAAAGTATTATGGAAACATAAAATAGGCAACTCACTTATCAGCACAGTCATTCCGATAAGTCGGCATCAACTGCTCTTTACTGCTACAGGAGGTGAAGTCGGCTTATTAACATGGAAAGAGAGATAA